In the genome of Onychostoma macrolepis isolate SWU-2019 chromosome 10, ASM1243209v1, whole genome shotgun sequence, the window GTTGTTTCTTGGGGACTGAACTTGCTTCAACAGCACAACATCTCCAGGGTGCAGATTTCGGTGAGTCTCATGCCACTTGCGGCGAGGTTGGAGTGTACTTATGTATTCTTTTCTCCATCGACTCCAGAACTCGTTAGCCAATGCCTGCACGCGCTTCCACTGACATTTCAAGAGGTCTTTTTCAGTGTAGTTCTCGAACGGAACAGGTACTAGGGGCTTTTGGGTTAAGAGCATCGCTGGAGTGAGTATGCATGGAGAATAGGGATCTGCTGAGACAGGAACCAGAGGTCTAGCATTTATGATTGCTGACACCTCTGCCATCAGAGTGCAAAGTACCTCATGGGACAAGTGAGCATGTTTCTTCTGCAACAGCATGCCGTCTAGAATCCTGCGGGTTACACCGATCATGCGTTCCCATGCTCCACGCATTAGGGATGCATGTGGTGGATTGAATTCCCACGTACAGCCATTCTCATGGAGGTATTTCAGAAGACTAGTCTGGTTTTCTTTTGCTGGTTGCATGCCTAGTTCTTGACTTGCACCGATGAAGTTGGTTCCTCTGTCTGATCTGAGCTGTTTTGCTGGTCCTCTCACAGCAAAAAACCTTCGCAGAACATTGATGCAACTGGCAGTGTTCATAGACTCTATGACTTCTATATGTACTGCTCGTGTAGTCATACATGTGAAGAGTATAGCCCACCTTTTGTTTTCAGCTACACCGCCTCTGGTGCGTTGAGTGACCACTGTCCACGGACCAAAAACATCTAACCCCACGTATGTAAATGGAGGAGATGTACTGAGGCGCTCAGGAGGAAGATCTGCCATCTTTTGAACTTCTTGCTTTCCTCTGAGTCTGCGGCATGTCACACAACAGTGAAGGATAGAGTTTATCAGTCTTTCCCCCCCTACAATCCACAAGCCAGCCAGTCGGATTGCTCCTTCTGTGAACTGTCTCCCCTGATGGTGCACTTTGGAGTGGTAGTAACTCACCAACAGTTTAGCAACATGACTTTGCTTTGGAAGGATGATTGGATTCTTTACCTCTGACTCGATTGAAGCATGTTTCAAACGTCCTCCAACCCTCAAGAGGCCGTCATCGATGTAGGGGTCGAGATTCCACAGTGCACTTGAATGTGAAACTTGTTCGTTTCTCTGCAAAGCTGCATACTCCTCGGGATATAGTTCTTTCTGGGCGTGTAGAAGTATTAGTCTCTTTGCTGCTGTCTGCTCTTCAGGTGTGTGTATTTTGCTGCACTGATGCCATCCTTTGCATGTATGGGATGTACTGATGGAACTTGACGTGAGAGAACGTGCTTGATGAATCAGAAAAGAAACCGCTCCTAGCAAAGATTCCCAGGTAGAAAAGCGTTGAAACCGTTCCGAAAAGAGGCTTCTTTCAGCTCGAGTAGCGAAGCTGGTTACACAAAGTCTGACTTCTGCGTCTGTCTCAGGATTAACCATTTCGAAGGACTCACACTGTTGCTCTTGGGGCGGTTGGTAGAGGAAGCTGGTTCCTGTGAACCATATGGTGTCATTCAGCTGTGAAGTAACCACAGATCTTGTTGCCAGGTCAGCTGGATTCTGAACCGTAGGCACATAACCCCACTGGTCTGGAGAAGTCGACTGACGTATCCGCTGAACACGGTTGTGTACATAAACAAAGAAGCGTCTGGACTGATTGTAAATATATCCTAAGACCACTTTGCTGTCACAATAGAATTTCACTGCATTCGGCTTGTGGTCTAGCTCATCGAGGATGTGTTCAGCCATCTCCACAGCCAGCACTGCACCGTACAGCTCCAGGCGAGGGATAGAAGGCTCAGGAAGAGGTGACAGCTTCGCTTTGCCTAGCACAAATCCCACTTTGACCTCGCCTTCATCAGTTAGAGCTCTGAGGTAAGCCACTGCCCCTATGGCCCAGCTCGAGGCATCTGAAAAGACACACAACTCAGTGTATGAAGTGTTAGAAAGTGAATGGTGTAGGTATGTGCGTGTGATGTGAAGGTTGCTTAGCTTTTGAAGTGAGGTTTTCCATTCCTCCCACATGTTTTTCCTCTCTTCAGGAAGGACCGTGTCCCAATCATGTACCTCTTTGGTCAGCTCACATACCAACGCTCTGCCCCGGATTGTCACTGGTGCCACAAAGCCCAAAGGGTCAAAGAGGCTATTCACGACAGAGAGCACTCCGCGATGAGTGTAGGGCTGGTCGTTTGCTGCAACTTTGAAGGTGAAAGTATCTGTTTTTATGTCCCAGTAGAAACCCAGACTTCTTTGTGCTGGCCAACTCTCATTTCCAAAATTCAGATCTCGGAGACCGGAAGCGAGATCTTTCGGTGGGAAAGCTTGGACACGAGGCCGTCGTCCACATAGAAGTGCCTGTTAACAAAGTGTGAAGTGTCAGTTCCGTGCTCTTGTTCACCTTGCTGTGCAGCTAACCGTAGACCGTATATAGCCACTGACGGAGAAGGACTGTTTCCAAAAACATGTACCCTCATACGGTAGTCTACCACCTCCTTGCTCAAGTTGCTGTACCAGAGGAATCACAAATAGTTTCTGTGGTCCTCTTTCACCAGGAAACCATAGAACATCTGTTGGATGTCCGCCATAATTGCAACGCGATCCTTCCTGAACCGTAGCAGCACACCTAACAGTGAGTTGTTTAAGTCAGGGCCTGAGAGGAGCACCCATATTTGTCCCGGTTTTTGCGGATGATACACTCCAAAGATGGGTAAATACCAGCATTCTTCACCCTCGTGGATAGGTGGTGCTCTTTCTGCATGGTGGTTCTGAAAGAGTTTCTCCATGAAGGCAGAAAACTGTTCCTTCATCTCAGGGTTTCTACTCAGCGTGCGACGCAAAGAATTAAGGCGAGACAAAGCTTGTTCCCGATTATTTGGGAGTAATGGTCTGGGTGACCTGAATGGCAAAGGAGCGACCCAGTTTTTCTGTTCGTCTTGGTGGAAACTCTGCTTGCATGATCTTCAAGAAGGTCTCATCCTCGAAGGACATGGCAGGTTTGTTATCATTTTTGGTTCTGTCAAATACCTTGAGCCCAAGTTCGTCTTCTGCTTGCACACCATGAGTAGCGTGATTGAACGCATGGGGAAAAACGACAGACTTATGCTCCCCGCCATGGCACAATTTCTCTTTCACTTTGATGTGGCTCTGGCATGGAGTGAGAAGTGATGGGCGGCCATTGTCCAGGATGTTAGTTTTAAAGACACTCACCATCGGCTTATGGGCTCTGTCAATGCAGACATCACCTACAATCACCCAGCCTAAATCTAACCTTTGCGCAAAAGGTGCATTGTGAGGCCCGTTGATTTGTTTTCTCGCTTTGTGTACACAAATCATATCCCTTCCCAGCAATACCAAGATCTGAGCATCAGGATCTAGCTTTGGGATGAACTGTGCCACAGTTTTCAAGTGTGGATGGGCAAGAGCGACTTCTGGAGTGGGTATTTCAGATCTGTTGCTCATTATCTCATTACACTCAATCAGTGGTGGGAGATCAAGACATGTCTTACCATCCAGGGTCTCTATTTGGAAGCCAACCGCTTTCCTTCCAGACGTTTCCATGGAACCAGCACATGTTCTCAACAAATACGGAGAGGGGTTACTTTGGATCCCGAATAGTCGAAAGAATTCTCCTTTGGCCAGTGAGCGATTGCTTTGATCATCAATTATGGCATATATCCTGATAGCTCGTTCCCGTTGTTCTCGAGGAAAGACACGCAACAAGCACATTTTTGCACAGGTAAGCCCTGTGGTGACTAGCTCTCTACGTGCTATGAATTTAGCAAAGTCTAGCATAGGCGTGGCTTGGCTTTGAGAGTAATGCTGTGTATCTGATTGGGTCGTATACCTTTTTGAAGCAGGATCTTGATGTGAAGTTGCTTTAAATGCAGTATTCGGGATGGAATGAGGCGGATTGTATGGGGAATCTGAAAATCTTGTGCTCTGTAGACGTTCACTATCGCATAATCTGCTCCGCTCCTGAACTGCATTTGTGTCCCCATCATATGCACCATTCGTGCTCTGAGACTTATCGATCAAACGAGGAGTCGATTCTTGTGCACAGGTTGATGAAGAGGTATTCAGAGGGAGTGTAGAAAAGTCAGAGCTCACCCGAGTCTGCTGTTTTACATATTCCTCCGTTCTCATTGAAATCACATGTGATGATGCATTACGAGTGtagctttttgtttgtttcattatgtATCATTAGATCACTACtaataatatttgttattgTACTGTTCTCTTTATATGTTTTGCTTTCCCAgcgtgtaatataaataaacagcaaTCCAAACTCTGTTCAATAGCCAGGATATGAGCACCTTGCTCCTTTAATAGTCCAATGTGTGGTTTACACAATCAAACTCCGCGGCCATTGAACCGAGTAAAActgtaaatgaaataaaagaaatatagaAAAGTAATTATCAAACCTGTAACAAACTTATCAGTTTAACAAGTAAAATGTATACAGATACATAGCTTACTCAGAAGCAAATTAGAAGCATTCtcaatgcagagcactaatgcAATTTGTGATCGGCAATCACAAACATCTTTGATTATATCACCTTTAAACTGAACATACTCTTCTGTAATATAAACTGGAcatattaatgatttaaatgaacTTACAGACAACGCTTTCGACAGGGTTTAGAAGAAGGATTAACTTAAATGCGGCACAAACATGTCAAGGCTTGCTGTGTCACGAGCTTGCTGCTTCCTGTTACCTCATGTGCGTCGCTCGCGGAAACACGTCAAAATAAGAGTCCTCACATAACAACCTACACAATAACGGCAGGCAAAAATAAACTTATACAGAACATTAaagtattacaaaaatataatattggtAAATGCAAATGTCCATCATAAATTGTACACAGCCTCTAACGGAGGCAGAACAGTTTTGCATCTAAGGCCTTACTTACGCAActtttttcctgttttctttACTGGCATTCACAGAGATAAAATgccgattaaattaatgttgttaTTTACTTACTCTTTAGTCAAATATCACCTATAAAACTGGTATATTTCAAAGAATAGACTactttatattaattatgttattAACTGATGTACATGACCTGCTTAGTGGTGAAAATATTGTAGCTATTCTTACCGCGTGCAGTTTAAGAAACACTTGGCGGCCTTGGTGTGTGTGCTCGTCAGGTTCCCATGCTTTCCGCCAAAATACTATAGTTTCTCACTCAAAAAGCTTTTTTGACGTTTATCGTATTTTTGTACCTACAAATATAACGCACTATGTTAACAGTGgcctatttaaataaaatatataatataaataagtttcatattttattctatGTGAGAGTGAAGAGATTTGACAGAAATGACGATGTATCCACAAGGTGGTGCAAAAACTCACAATAACTCATTGAGACACATTCATGGCTAAAAGGAGCTGTTTGCGAAATTgattattttagaaataaaataaaagagagaACCAAACATTGATGACTCATAGTAGTTCAGTTACATACAGTGACTTTTACAAATAAGTATGTGGGTCAAAAATGACTCCAGATGATCCAATATAGAATTATGctggagtaaaaaaaaagaacaacaacacagatttataaaaatgaaataacatttaaaaataaatgttataccTAACACAAAAGAGCCAAACTTCATTCCATAGTTATCttcttataaaacacatttccCAAACCCCAAAGGTCAGCCCAGTTTCACAACACCAAATGGTTTGTGAACATGATCCTCTGACGTGTTGGACCCTACAGGCTTTAACACTGATTCTACAgctataaaataatgaaactaCAAACAAAACTTTGACATCAGCACTGAGAGACGTGACACACTGagatagtattttttttttttagaagatgTCAGATAACTTAACCAAGGAATAATCAAGGCAATTATCTGAAATACAAACCGAAATAAGACTTTTTGCAATagcataatttaaaaacattttaaattgtggCAATAGGTGATTCACTTAaggatttttttatataatgttttcatattattaatatttcatgatatgtatttaaatcttttattgatgttaattgcataaatacattttaaatgttttatttatataaatatatatactgcatTTTTAACGTATCTAATTTTTACTTCaaggaaatatttttatatttttgggcAAATCAAATTAGTGAAAGAAATTTTTACAAGAGTGAGTTGCAGTTACTGTCAGTGTAacatacagatacatttattcTTTTGTAAACAGGTGTTCACTGCATGTTTCAGTATGTCACAGGTAAACGAAACCACAGCTTCTGTTGTAACTGAGTTTTTCATCGTGGGTTTTCCTGGACTCCAGCCCAAATACTACAGCCTGATAGGAGCGCTTTTGTTCATCATCTACATCGCTGTAATCGCCGGAAACTCTCTCATTGTGGTCCTGTTTATGATTGAACGCAGCCTCCATAAGCCCATGTATATTATCATGCTGAGTTTGTCCTTGTCTGATATTGGTTTCTGCACAGTCGCTCTGCCAAAAGTTATTTCTCGCTATTGGTTTAATGACGGTTATATTGGCTTCTATGTTTGTCTGTTTCAAAGGCTGCTGATTCACTATTTTGGTACCTTGAACTCTCTTATTATGATGATCATGGCACTTGATCGATACTTGGCGATTTGTTACCCGCTAAGATACCCTGGTTTAATGACTAACCGCACTATGAGGCTTCTAATAGGGTTTTCCTGGGTTACTGCAATGATTACTCCAACCATTAGCTTAATGCAGACAGTGAAACTGCCATTCTGTGGGCCAAACATGATCGCTCATTGCTTTTGTGATTCTCTATCTATGAACCAGCTGGCTTGTGCTGATGCCACCCTCTCAAATCGCATTGCATATGCTGTAGCAATGTTTGTGCTTCTTGTGCCATTGTCTTTCATTATATTTTCCTATTTAAGTATCCTGGGGTCTGTGCTTCGAATAGCAAATGCACAGGGCCGAATGAAAGGCTTTTCTACCTGTGCCACACAGCTGACTATCATTACCATCTATTACGTGCCCCGTTTTGTGGTTTACACCACTTCTAACATCCCAAACGCTCAGATGAACAGCAGTCAGAAGATCAGCCTGGTCATGTTCTACAGTCTGCTTCCACCTGTAGTGAACCCCTTCATCTACTGCATCAGGATCAAAGAAATCAGACAGTTCTTTCTCAAATGGTGTGTTCACAGAAACAGGTTCATCAGTAGGTCATTAACTATTTCTAAATAAGGTGATTTTCCTGTTAAGTTGATTTTATGCACCTTATTACATGAAACTGACATGTTATTGTTATGCAGTTATGTGCTGTTGTTATGCATTTACAATATGTGCtgatattattgtcattttcttttgcataacactaataatatgcattttaaaaatgtggaaGGCCATTTATTACTCACTGAATGGATCAATAGGCAAGATATAAATTACAGTATATGATTAGAAAGAACAAAACATATACATGGAAAGTTGACATGTCCTGTGGTTTGACATGCTGTagtaaaactacatttttagtATGATTTACTAAATCATAAATCCCCTCAAGTGTCCACCATCGATTGATATTTAATGGGGGGGGGAAGCTTAAAATGACCATAATGTAACAGACTGCTATTAATATGATGTTGTtatgtttatttagtttaggTTTAGTTAACCGGTTTCATCagtgtttcaaataaattaaaagcatATATCTGGTGCTTTTTTTCgcttaaagtaaataaaattatcaaaatctTATCAAACTGGTAAATTCCAAGGAGTGGCCACTTTATTACAATAAAGTTAGTTAATATTAACTGATGCACAAGACAGTGTTCTGCTgagcagagaaaaaaaactgactCTTACCTCGTGTAGTTTGAGAAACACGAGCAGGAAGTTGTTTTGTGTCGAAGGCCGTGATGTGTGCTCTTTAGGTTTACTGTTAgccatttaaatacattattaaatccATGTTTTATATTACTATCAATCATGCGTCTTGTATTTTTCCCGGCATTAGATTAAGAGAAAGTCcctaaaaagtgttttttaaatgaGATCAAATCGACTAAGTGTTGCTTGGTACTTGGAGACTAAACAAGTCAGATCTaaatttagttatatttttatttttcttatcttAACTTaagcacaaaaatgaaaatgagcaattttaacaataataaatactaataaataaatataatataaaccaaTAAAACTGAGATGTGTGTAATTATCAGTTTACCCACAAGATGGCGCaaaaagataaacaaaacaaGTATTTGACGTTCACCCATGCTTCCATACATGATAACAATACAATAAGGAGATTTTGGAAAGGCTGTATGACTAGATGACTGATGACTCGTGACTAGTACTAAATACTAGTAATAAATACAcgatttaaatgatttttaaataagtctatGTTCACCTAAACtgcatattatttatatgctgaatttatgaaaatacagtaaaacactaatactgtgaaatataaaatatgcagAATACACATTATATACACGTAcctgtgtactggtttttggggacaaaatttgtataataacatgggtatgacagaggtattacaatttgaaggtggtttatgaggacactgcctatgtccccgtaattcaaaaggcttaaaaaacatactaaattgtggggtttttttgaaaatctaaaaatgcacaaagtttcctgtaaggggtaggtttaggtgtagggttggtgtagggcaatagcacatacagtttgtacagtataaaaaccattacgtctatggagagtccccacaaggatagaaaaccagacgtgtgtgtgtgtgcgcgttttctCAAGTGTACATAAAAagtaagaatataaatatagaatatAAATTTCACTCTCTCAAACTGACTATAAACAATCTGAAGGTGAACACAGCAAGCAATAACCATTTCACTTCAATATTCTGGATTCTTTATTCAGTTTATAGATGTATTTCCATTTgtagtttagagaatgagaagcattagtttatttacaattatctttttaaaaacttcAGCTCTGTACAGATTTGAACCCTGATAAGGACCAATATTTTTCAGACCTAGTGCGGTGTTAAAAAGCAGAAAGCAAAGAccacataaaaagaaaaaggaagtcagaaataaaacatcaaattatgaacatttgatttaaaaaaagagcgcgagagagagaaaacaataaTTTCTTCAGCCATTAGAGAGGGATTTGCTGCTGTTAAAGTACATGAAATTGTCAGCGTCTCACTGCTCCAAATGCTAATGTGCTAACTGTTTTTAGACTATCATACACTAGACACCAATATATATCAACAATCTATAGTTATGTTCTCTATAagattcatattaaatatactcTACACATATGTAACCTTCGAATACAATTCCCACttggaaaaatattaaaaaggtaGGAAGGGAAAGAAAAATTACACAGATTTAGAAACGAAACAGCTCATGTTTCTGTGTTGTGCAAACAAATTTTATATCTAACAAGGAAGGGGAAATAGAAACCAAGCCAAACTTCATTCCATAGTTATCTTCTGGCTCCAAACGCAAGCATTAATTTACACCACTACACTTAGAAAATAAAGGGATAAATCTTATTACCCTTCCTGAAAGAGAGCAGCTCAGATCTATCTAAAGAGGGCAGACGCAACACTGGTTGACTGTCAAAACACAGTCGCAAATGTTACTGTTACTCATTACGTGTATTTTAGACTTTCCCACGAGTCAATCCAACCAACttctggagatctaccttcctgcaaagtCCCGACTGTGCTTGAAACACTTCCGGCGTACAGGAACTCGATAGAGCAGGACGCTGGatctccaggaccttaatgggGCATTTAAAACGCATGGAAATgtataagaaacatttctaaaacgTTCATCAGGCACATCAATACTTGTTCTCCTGCACTGAAATCAGACTGCGTGTGGCGATTAGCATTTGACGAAAAGAGTCCGGGAGGGCGACTGTAGCGGAGATTAACCCCGTCAGTGAAGCGTGTGCTCTTATTTCAGACGTAGGTGACACCATGCCTTTCCACCGCCGCACCGGATCAAAGCCATCGCATCGATAAATGTGAAAAGTTCGTCAGACCCTGTGTAAATTCATTTCCCTCTCACACATCTCCCTCCTGAAAGGAAGAATCAAGGGCCTCGGCTGAGGCGACCGAGTCTCTTTTtcttcactgaatcattcatgttactatgtgcaataaaaaaaaaaacagaaacaaggACCTCCTCCGTGTGCAAACTGGCAGAAGgggaggagtgtgtgtgtgtgtgtgtgtttgaatgagttCATGGATGCGTGTGAAGATGTTAGAAAGGgtggaaatgtgtgtgtgaaggagggatgcattttattatctgatttttttttttacatcttttGGCTTAAATACGAACTGTGCGAAGCCGAAATGTTCTCATATCCGTGTCtcgggtgattttttttttttttcctttccagGAGAAGCAAAGCTCTTGTTGTGGTCAGGTGCTCGTGGGAGTCAGGTGTGATTAGTTGTGTTTAAGCAGCATGGGAGAAGGGTGATAGGACACACTCGTTCTGAGGGATGATGGGATTTATTTACAGGATCACACAACAGTTGCTTTCTCCAGTCTTTTCCCGGTTCCTCTGACCTataacaaacacacagaaacttAATACTAttgcacaaaaacaaacaatggtTTTGTTCCAAAACTTAgtgcctacatagacagcattttaaggcatcacAGAAATTGGTAGGCAACATAATTATGTTTCTTTCTAAGATGCATATTTCATTCTGCATATATTTTTACTCAGAATTAATCCTTGACAAGCAAATAAATCTCATTAGATATAAAACAGCATTGTTAAAGGGCTCTATTAGCAATTAATCATGTGCCATGTACTGTATTTGTATGCTTACTACAGAATTAACAAAATcagttttctttgcatttttgtgTAAGAAGCATGTAAATATCTCCAAATCGATCACATACGAGGTTCTATTTCAGTGACTTAATAGGCAGCTACCCATGTAGGCAGCACGCAGCATGGAAGCTCACTAGGGTTTGGAGCAGAGCCATGGCCTTCAGTACTGATAAGACAGTAAAACGatataaaagacattttatttaaaatagaaatgcaAACACAACTGAGAATATTATCTCATACAGAAAaggattaaaaatgaaaaaaattatttaaagcacCTTATAAGTGACACTGCCAGACTTTGTATTCTAATTGTAtagtaatttatttcatttcattttatgtgTGGTTTACTCtagtatgtattttttattttattgtacactgaaatattattattttaactaggGGCTATGTAAAAGTAAGGTTTATATATGGGTAATCCTTAAATAaaatccaattaaaaaaaataataataataatagttaattAACAATTTCACTATTTAAATAACGTTAATTATTATCAGAATTAACCTGAATATTATTAGAAACCAGTACCTGTTTGTCAGTAACCATTGTGTCCCTCATACCCAAATTAATAACTACAAATAGATAGTATACGTACATAATTTTTTCTATGCTATTCTACCATAAATCAATTGCACATCATCCGTttcaattttcatgaaaatgtgCCTTCAGTTCAGCATTTGAATAACAATGTTTTAACCTCATAAAACCCTTAACTTCTGCTAATATGTCAGAATAAGCTCAACAAGCATTACATTTATCTTCCTATCGTTTCGTACAAAACTATCATGTGACCAGGTCTTTTATATTTTGGTTAAACACTACTTTAAAAATtcctaaaactgaaatagtgcCAGAGGGTGAGAATGATCCACATATAAACTGAACATTTTTGAACAAAGTGATGGCTGCAGTGAGACAGGGAGCGTGTGAAACAGTGAAGGAGGAGTGTACAGAAAAGAGAGAG includes:
- the LOC131548790 gene encoding uncharacterized protein LOC131548790; translation: MALLCGRRPRVQAFPPKDLASGLRDLNFGNESWPAQRSLGFYWDIKTDTFTFKVAANDQPYTHRGVLSVVNSLFDPLGFVAPVTIRGRALVCELTKEVHDWDTVLPEERKNMWEEWKTSLQKLSNLHITRTYLHHSLSNTSYTELCVFSDASSWAIGAVAYLRALTDEGEVKVGFVLGKAKLSPLPEPSIPRLELYGAVLAVEMAEHILDELDHKPNAVKFYCDSKVVLGYIYNQSRRFFVYVHNRVQRIRQSTSPDQWGYVPTVQNPADLATRSVVTSQLNDTIWFTGTSFLYQPPQEQQCESFEMVNPETDAEVRLCVTSFATRAERSLFSERFQRFSTWESLLGAVSFLIHQARSLTSSSISTSHTCKGWHQCSKIHTPEEQTAAKRLILLHAQKELYPEEYAALQRNEQVSHSSALWNLDPYIDDGLLRVGGRLKHASIESEVKNPIILPKQSHVAKLLVSYYHSKVHHQGRQFTEGAIRLAGLWIVGGERLINSILHCCVTCRRLRGKQEVQKMADLPPERLSTSPPFTYVGLDVFGPWTVVTQRTRGGVAENKRWAILFTCMTTRAVHIEVIESMNTASCINVLRRFFAVRGPAKQLRSDRGTNFIGASQELGMQPAKENQTSLLKYLHENGCTWEFNPPHASLMRGAWERMIGVTRRILDGMLLQKKHAHLSHEVLCTLMAEVSAIINARPLVPVSADPYSPCILTPAMLLTQKPLVPVPFENYTEKDLLKCQWKRVQALANEFWSRWRKEYISTLQPRRKWHETHRNLHPGDVVLLKQVQSPRNNWPLGLITSVFPSNDGKVRKVEVRTTSGGNVKTFLRPISDVILLLAKEE
- the or30bu1 gene encoding odorant receptor 104-1 codes for the protein MSQVNETTASVVTEFFIVGFPGLQPKYYSLIGALLFIIYIAVIAGNSLIVVLFMIERSLHKPMYIIMLSLSLSDIGFCTVALPKVISRYWFNDGYIGFYVCLFQRLLIHYFGTLNSLIMMIMALDRYLAICYPLRYPGLMTNRTMRLLIGFSWVTAMITPTISLMQTVKLPFCGPNMIAHCFCDSLSMNQLACADATLSNRIAYAVAMFVLLVPLSFIIFSYLSILGSVLRIANAQGRMKGFSTCATQLTIITIYYVPRFVVYTTSNIPNAQMNSSQKISLVMFYSLLPPVVNPFIYCIRIKEIRQFFLKWCVHRNRFISRSLTISK